From Rhizobium sp. NZLR1, a single genomic window includes:
- a CDS encoding sugar ABC transporter permease, translated as MSNAMRTPAGAISVESYQGAVAEGRFRRLWNANAPGYLFLLPWLIGFFGLTLGPALISLYLSFTDFDMIQSPRWVGAANYVRIATADPKFSAAMHVTLTYVVLSVPFKLTFALLVAMALNRGLRGLPIYRAIFYLPSLLGGSVAIAVLWRQLFASDGLINAALAQIGIEGPSWISHPNYSIYTLVALSVWQFGSPMIIFLAGLRQIPQDMYEAASLDGASKFRQFYKITLPLLTPVIFFNAVVQTIDAFKAFTPAFIISGGTGGPINSTLFYTLYLYQEAFGNFRMGYASALAWILVVIIAIFTAFSFLTSRYWVHYDD; from the coding sequence ATGAGCAATGCGATGCGCACGCCCGCAGGGGCCATATCAGTGGAAAGCTATCAGGGTGCCGTGGCCGAAGGACGCTTCCGGCGTCTCTGGAATGCCAATGCTCCCGGCTATCTCTTCCTTTTGCCATGGCTCATCGGCTTTTTCGGTTTGACCCTCGGGCCGGCCCTGATTTCGCTCTACCTTTCCTTCACCGACTTCGACATGATCCAGTCGCCGCGGTGGGTGGGGGCTGCGAATTACGTGCGCATCGCCACGGCGGATCCGAAATTCTCGGCCGCCATGCACGTAACCCTGACTTATGTCGTCTTATCGGTGCCGTTCAAGCTGACCTTCGCCTTGCTGGTCGCCATGGCGCTGAACCGCGGCCTGCGTGGGCTGCCGATCTATCGCGCCATCTTCTACCTCCCCTCACTGCTGGGTGGCAGCGTGGCGATCGCCGTGCTCTGGCGCCAGCTTTTCGCCAGTGACGGCCTCATCAACGCGGCCCTTGCCCAGATCGGCATCGAGGGACCGAGCTGGATCTCGCATCCGAACTATTCGATCTACACGCTGGTGGCGCTGTCCGTCTGGCAGTTCGGCTCGCCGATGATCATCTTCCTGGCCGGCCTGCGCCAGATCCCGCAGGATATGTATGAGGCCGCGAGCCTCGACGGCGCCTCGAAATTCCGGCAATTCTACAAGATCACGCTGCCACTTCTGACGCCGGTGATCTTCTTCAACGCCGTCGTCCAGACGATTGATGCCTTCAAGGCCTTCACGCCCGCCTTCATCATCTCCGGCGGCACGGGCGGTCCGATCAACTCGACGCTCTTTTACACGCTCTACCTCTATCAGGAAGCCTTCGGCAATTTCCGCATGGGCTATGCCTCGGCGCTCGCCTGGATCCTGGTGGTGATCATCGCGATCTTCACTGCCTTCTCCTTCCTGACCTCGCGTTATTGGGTGCACTACGATGACTGA
- a CDS encoding carbohydrate ABC transporter permease, with the protein MTASVTAARPPSDITKRSLPASLIIHALLIAASLLMLYPLLWMVSASVRPETEIFSSTSLIPSSIDFSSYARGWVGLDVSFGRFFWNSLVISLLVVTGNVIACSLTAFAFARLRFVGRNFWFAIMLGTLMIPYHVTLIPQYVLFLDLGWVNTILPLVVPKFLASDAFFIFLMVQFFRGIPRELDEAAMMDGCSAWRIYWKIMLPLSLPVLATAAIFSFIWTWDDFFGPLIYLNDMNTYTIQLGLRTFVDSTSASDWGGLFAMSTLTLVPVFFFFLFFQRLLIEGIATTGMKR; encoded by the coding sequence ATGACCGCTTCCGTCACTGCGGCCAGGCCGCCATCGGACATCACCAAACGCAGTCTGCCGGCGTCGCTCATCATCCACGCCCTGCTGATCGCCGCATCGCTTCTGATGCTCTATCCTCTGTTGTGGATGGTTTCGGCATCGGTCAGGCCGGAAACCGAGATCTTCTCGTCGACCTCGCTCATCCCGTCGTCGATCGATTTCTCCTCCTATGCGCGCGGTTGGGTCGGCCTCGATGTCAGCTTCGGCCGGTTCTTCTGGAATTCGCTGGTCATTTCGCTGCTGGTGGTGACGGGCAATGTCATCGCCTGTTCGCTGACGGCCTTCGCCTTTGCGCGGCTGCGGTTCGTCGGCCGGAATTTCTGGTTCGCGATCATGCTCGGCACGCTGATGATCCCCTATCACGTGACGCTGATCCCGCAATATGTGCTCTTCCTCGATCTCGGCTGGGTCAACACCATCCTGCCGCTTGTCGTGCCGAAGTTCCTGGCAAGCGATGCCTTCTTCATCTTCCTGATGGTGCAGTTCTTCCGCGGTATCCCGCGCGAACTCGACGAGGCGGCGATGATGGATGGTTGCAGCGCCTGGCGCATCTATTGGAAGATCATGTTGCCGTTGTCGCTGCCGGTGCTGGCGACGGCCGCCATCTTCTCCTTCATATGGACCTGGGACGATTTCTTCGGTCCGCTGATCTACCTGAACGACATGAACACCTATACGATCCAGCTCGGCCTGCGGACCTTCGTGGACTCCACCAGCGCATCGGATTGGGGCGGTTTGTTCGCCATGTCGACCCTGACGCTGGTGCCGGTATTCTTCTTCTTCCTGTTCTTCCAGCGTCTGCTGATCGAGGGCATCGCCACGACGGGCATGAAGCGTTGA
- a CDS encoding Gfo/Idh/MocA family oxidoreductase, with the protein MSMKTVAIVGCGIGRSHIVEGYLPHSDKFKVVAICDLNGERLSAVGDEFGIERRTTSFAELLADDTIDIIDICTPPGIHLEQVVAALAAGKHVVCEKPLTGSLAGVDTIMEAEKAAKGVLMPIFQYRYGDGIQKAKRIIDAGIAGKAYTASVETFWLRKPEYYAVPWRGKWATELGGVLVTHALHLHDMMMHLMGPAARVFGRVATRVNDIEVEDCASASLLMENGAFVSLSCTLGSQEQLSRLRLHFENVTFESSHEPYTPGKDPWKIIAANDEVREKIDRVIADWQPVAPRFTTQMGQFHAFLSGQGPLPVTTVDARRALELVTAIYQSSDSGADVPLPVGPDSPKYADWRARTK; encoded by the coding sequence ATGAGCATGAAGACGGTGGCGATCGTCGGCTGCGGCATCGGCCGCTCCCACATCGTCGAAGGCTACCTGCCGCATTCCGACAAGTTCAAGGTCGTGGCGATCTGCGACCTGAACGGAGAGCGTTTGTCGGCGGTCGGCGACGAGTTCGGTATCGAACGCCGCACCACCTCTTTTGCAGAACTGCTGGCCGACGACACGATCGACATCATCGATATCTGCACCCCACCCGGCATTCATCTGGAACAGGTGGTCGCGGCGCTCGCCGCCGGCAAACATGTCGTCTGCGAAAAGCCGCTGACCGGCTCGCTGGCCGGTGTCGATACCATCATGGAAGCGGAAAAAGCCGCCAAAGGCGTACTGATGCCGATCTTCCAATATCGCTATGGCGACGGTATCCAGAAAGCCAAGCGGATCATCGATGCCGGCATTGCCGGCAAGGCCTATACGGCTTCGGTCGAAACCTTCTGGTTGCGCAAGCCGGAATATTACGCCGTTCCCTGGCGCGGCAAATGGGCGACAGAACTCGGCGGCGTGCTCGTTACCCATGCGCTGCATCTGCACGACATGATGATGCATCTGATGGGCCCGGCAGCAAGGGTCTTCGGCCGTGTCGCCACCCGCGTCAACGATATCGAGGTCGAGGATTGCGCCTCCGCCAGCCTGCTGATGGAAAACGGCGCCTTTGTCTCGCTGTCCTGCACGCTTGGTTCGCAGGAACAATTGAGCCGGCTAAGGCTGCACTTCGAGAACGTCACGTTCGAAAGCAGCCACGAACCCTACACACCAGGCAAAGATCCCTGGAAGATTATCGCTGCGAATGACGAGGTGCGGGAGAAGATCGACCGGGTGATTGCCGACTGGCAGCCGGTCGCGCCGCGTTTCACCACCCAGATGGGCCAGTTCCACGCCTTCCTCAGCGGCCAGGGGCCGCTGCCGGTGACGACGGTGGATGCTCGTCGCGCGCTGGAACTGGTGACCGCCATTTACCAGTCTTCCGACAGCGGCGCCGACGTGCCGCTGCCGGTCGGTCCTGACAGTCCGAAATACGCCGATTGGCGCGCAAGAACGAAGTAA
- the ugpC gene encoding sn-glycerol-3-phosphate ABC transporter ATP-binding protein UgpC, whose protein sequence is MATSVVLQKVEKRYGSLDVIHGIDLTIDPGEFVVFVGPSGCGKSTLLRMIAGLEEITAGALLLDSERMNEVAPAKRGIAMVFQSYALYPHMSVYKNLAFGLETAGYKKTDIQPKVKRAAEILQIEKLLERKPKALSGGQRQRVAIGRAIVREPRIFLFDEPLSNLDAELRVQMRVEISRLHRSLGNTMIYVTHDQVEAMTMADKIVVLNSGRIEQVGAPLDLYNNPANRFVAGFIGSPKMNFLKARIEQVGEAETSIHVCGNSVRLPRRLKGEAGQDVTFGIRPEHLSLAEGAIALSTVNIDLVENLGGATMLYTTTPDSQLLTVALDGQQKVERGANVKTSFDPARCHVFDAAGKTI, encoded by the coding sequence ATGGCAACCAGTGTCGTTCTTCAGAAGGTCGAGAAGCGCTACGGCTCGCTGGATGTGATCCATGGCATCGACCTGACGATCGATCCCGGCGAATTCGTCGTTTTCGTCGGCCCCTCCGGCTGCGGAAAATCGACCCTTCTGCGCATGATCGCCGGTCTCGAGGAGATCACCGCCGGCGCGCTGCTTCTCGACAGCGAGCGCATGAACGAGGTGGCGCCCGCCAAACGTGGCATCGCCATGGTTTTCCAGTCCTATGCCCTCTATCCCCATATGTCGGTTTACAAGAACCTTGCCTTCGGCCTGGAGACGGCGGGTTACAAGAAGACCGATATCCAGCCGAAGGTGAAGCGTGCCGCCGAGATCCTGCAGATCGAGAAGCTGCTGGAGCGCAAGCCGAAAGCGCTCTCCGGCGGTCAGCGTCAGCGTGTTGCGATCGGCCGCGCCATCGTGCGCGAACCGCGGATCTTCCTGTTCGACGAACCGCTGTCGAACCTCGATGCCGAACTGCGCGTGCAGATGCGCGTCGAGATCTCCCGCCTGCACCGCAGCCTGGGTAACACCATGATCTATGTCACCCATGACCAGGTCGAAGCCATGACGATGGCCGACAAGATCGTGGTGTTGAATTCCGGCCGCATCGAGCAGGTCGGCGCGCCGCTCGATCTCTACAACAACCCGGCCAACCGCTTTGTCGCCGGTTTCATCGGCAGCCCGAAAATGAACTTTCTCAAGGCCCGCATCGAGCAGGTCGGCGAGGCTGAAACCAGCATCCATGTCTGCGGCAATTCGGTTCGCCTGCCGCGCCGGCTGAAAGGCGAGGCTGGCCAGGACGTCACCTTCGGCATCCGTCCCGAGCATCTTTCCCTCGCCGAGGGCGCCATCGCACTGTCGACCGTCAACATCGATCTCGTCGAAAATCTCGGCGGCGCCACCATGCTTTACACGACGACGCCCGATAGCCAGCTCCTGACCGTTGCGCTCGACGGCCAGCAGAAGGTCGAGCGCGGCGCCAATGTGAAGACTTCCTTCGATCCGGCCCGCTGTCACGTCTTCGATGCCGCCGGCAAAACGATCTGA
- a CDS encoding phosphotransferase, with protein sequence MTPEDRIHALGIWQGPIEISPISGGITNRNYLVSDAVARCVVRLGTDIPIHHINRQNELAASRAAHAAGISPAVIHHSPGVLVLEYIEARALSPEDVRTPEMLTRIVPLVRACHCDIARHFRGQAMIFWVFHVIRDYAANLKASGSAYLPLLSALIGKTETLEAAAGPFEIAFGHNDLLAANFLDDGKRLWLIDWDYAGFNTPLFDLGGLASNNELPDAAERMMLEIYFDRPLTDDLSRRYGAMKCASLLRETLWSMISEIHSTIDFDYSGYTAENLARFERAYQAFEQDNK encoded by the coding sequence ATGACGCCTGAAGATAGGATTCATGCCCTTGGCATCTGGCAGGGCCCAATCGAGATTTCGCCGATATCCGGCGGCATTACCAACCGGAATTACCTAGTCAGCGATGCCGTGGCGCGCTGCGTGGTGAGGCTCGGCACCGATATTCCGATCCACCACATCAACAGGCAGAACGAGCTTGCCGCAAGCCGTGCGGCCCATGCCGCCGGCATATCGCCCGCTGTCATCCACCATTCGCCCGGCGTGCTGGTGCTCGAATATATCGAGGCACGGGCGCTTTCACCGGAGGATGTCAGGACACCGGAAATGCTGACCCGGATCGTCCCCTTGGTCCGTGCCTGCCACTGCGATATCGCCAGGCATTTCCGTGGTCAGGCAATGATCTTCTGGGTCTTCCACGTCATTCGCGACTACGCCGCCAATCTGAAGGCGTCGGGCAGCGCCTATCTCCCGCTGCTGTCGGCGCTGATCGGCAAGACCGAGACGCTGGAAGCAGCGGCAGGGCCGTTCGAGATCGCCTTCGGCCACAATGACCTGCTGGCCGCCAACTTTCTTGATGACGGCAAGCGGCTCTGGCTGATCGACTGGGACTATGCCGGCTTCAACACGCCGCTGTTCGACCTCGGCGGACTGGCCTCGAACAACGAACTCCCTGATGCGGCCGAGCGCATGATGCTGGAGATCTATTTCGACCGGCCGCTGACCGATGACCTCAGCCGGCGCTATGGCGCGATGAAATGCGCCTCGCTGCTGCGCGAGACGCTCTGGAGCATGATTTCGGAAATCCATTCCACCATCGATTTCGACTATTCCGGCTATACGGCCGAAAATCTCGCGCGCTTCGAACGCGCCTATCAAGCTTTTGAGCAGGACAATAAATGA
- a CDS encoding FAD-dependent oxidoreductase translates to MTKELPKTAKAVVIGGGIIGCSTAYHLGKLGWTDTVLLERKKLTSGTTFHAAGLVGQLRTSANITQLLGYSVDLYKRLEQETGLGTGWKMNGGLRLACNEERWTEVRRQATTAHSFGLEMQLLTPQEAFDLWPLMTVDDLVGAAFLPTDGQANPSDITQALAKGARMSGVSIFEDTEVLDLEIDNGMIRAVVTAQGRIECERVVVCAGQWTRTFAARFGVNVPLVSVEHQYIITESFGVPSNLPTLRDPDRLTYYKEEVGGIVMGGYEPNPIAWAKDGIPEGFHYTLLDSNFDHFEPIMEQALGRVPALENVGVKQLLNGPESFTPDGNFILGEAPELKNFFVGAGFNAFGIASAGGAGMALAEWVTKGEPPYDLWPVDIRRFGRPHFDTDWVRTRTLEAYGKHYTMAWPFEEHSSGRPCRKSPLYDRLKAQGACFGEKLGWERPNWFADLFANEEPKDVYSYGRQNWFAAVGREHKAVREAAVIFDQTSFAKFVLKGRDAEAALSWIASNDVARPVGSLVYTQMLNDKGGIECDVTVARIAEDEYYIVTGTGFATHDFNWIARNIPAEMHAELVDVTSAYCVLSLMGPNARAVLQKVTGSDVSNAAFPFGKVRTVGISGCPVRALRITYVGELGYELHIPIEYATTVYDVLMAAGAELGLVNAGYRAIESCRLEKGYRAWGSDIGPDHTPVEAGLGWAVKIKKNIAFRGREAIERQLSGGVKKRLACFVPDDADAVLLGRETIYRDGKRVGWLSSGGFGYTLGKPIGYGYVRSPDGVTEDFILSGTYELDVARERIPCKVSLAPLYDPDMARVKA, encoded by the coding sequence ATGACGAAGGAATTACCGAAAACGGCAAAAGCCGTTGTCATCGGCGGCGGTATCATCGGCTGCTCGACGGCCTATCATCTCGGCAAACTCGGCTGGACCGATACCGTCCTCTTGGAGCGCAAGAAGCTCACCTCGGGAACCACTTTCCATGCCGCCGGCCTCGTTGGCCAGTTGCGCACCAGCGCCAACATCACCCAGCTTCTCGGTTATTCCGTCGATCTCTACAAACGGCTGGAGCAGGAAACCGGCCTCGGCACCGGCTGGAAGATGAATGGCGGCCTACGGCTTGCCTGCAACGAGGAGCGCTGGACGGAGGTCAGACGCCAGGCGACCACCGCCCATTCCTTCGGCTTGGAAATGCAATTGCTGACGCCGCAGGAAGCCTTCGATCTCTGGCCGTTGATGACGGTCGATGATCTGGTCGGGGCCGCTTTCCTTCCCACCGACGGCCAGGCCAATCCCTCCGACATTACTCAGGCGCTGGCGAAAGGCGCCCGCATGTCTGGTGTTTCGATCTTCGAGGATACCGAAGTTCTCGATCTCGAGATCGACAACGGAATGATCCGCGCCGTCGTCACGGCGCAGGGGCGCATCGAATGCGAGCGCGTCGTCGTCTGCGCCGGCCAATGGACGCGCACCTTCGCTGCCCGTTTCGGCGTCAATGTGCCGCTGGTCTCCGTCGAGCATCAATACATCATCACCGAATCCTTCGGCGTGCCTTCCAATCTGCCGACGCTGCGCGATCCCGATCGCCTGACCTATTACAAGGAGGAGGTCGGCGGCATCGTCATGGGCGGCTACGAGCCGAACCCCATTGCCTGGGCGAAAGACGGGATCCCCGAAGGTTTCCACTACACGCTGCTGGACAGTAATTTCGACCACTTCGAGCCGATCATGGAACAGGCGCTCGGCCGCGTTCCGGCGCTGGAGAATGTCGGCGTCAAACAGCTGCTGAACGGCCCGGAAAGCTTCACGCCGGATGGCAATTTCATTCTCGGCGAGGCGCCGGAGCTGAAGAATTTCTTCGTCGGCGCCGGCTTCAACGCCTTCGGCATCGCCTCGGCCGGCGGCGCCGGCATGGCGCTTGCCGAATGGGTGACGAAAGGTGAGCCGCCCTACGATCTCTGGCCGGTCGACATCCGCCGTTTCGGCCGCCCGCATTTCGATACCGACTGGGTGCGCACGCGCACGCTCGAAGCCTATGGCAAGCACTACACCATGGCCTGGCCGTTCGAGGAGCATTCGAGCGGCCGCCCCTGCCGCAAATCGCCGCTCTATGACCGGCTGAAGGCGCAGGGCGCCTGTTTCGGTGAAAAGCTCGGCTGGGAGAGGCCGAACTGGTTTGCCGATCTTTTCGCCAACGAGGAGCCGAAGGATGTCTATAGCTATGGCCGCCAGAACTGGTTTGCCGCCGTCGGCCGCGAGCACAAGGCAGTGCGCGAGGCGGCCGTCATCTTCGACCAAACCTCATTCGCCAAATTCGTGCTGAAGGGCAGGGATGCCGAGGCGGCACTCTCCTGGATCGCCTCCAACGATGTCGCAAGGCCTGTGGGATCGCTCGTCTACACGCAGATGCTGAATGACAAGGGAGGAATCGAATGCGACGTGACGGTCGCCCGCATCGCCGAGGACGAATATTACATCGTCACCGGCACCGGTTTCGCCACCCATGACTTCAACTGGATCGCCCGCAATATTCCGGCGGAGATGCATGCCGAGCTGGTCGACGTCACCTCAGCCTATTGCGTGCTGTCGCTGATGGGACCGAATGCACGCGCCGTGCTGCAAAAGGTGACCGGCAGCGACGTTTCGAATGCGGCCTTCCCCTTCGGCAAGGTCAGAACCGTCGGCATATCGGGTTGCCCGGTGCGGGCGCTGCGCATCACCTATGTCGGCGAACTCGGCTATGAACTGCATATCCCGATTGAATATGCGACAACGGTCTATGACGTGCTGATGGCCGCCGGCGCCGAGCTCGGCCTCGTCAATGCCGGCTACCGCGCCATCGAGAGCTGCCGGCTGGAAAAAGGTTATCGCGCCTGGGGGTCCGATATCGGTCCCGACCATACGCCTGTCGAAGCCGGCCTCGGCTGGGCGGTGAAGATCAAGAAGAACATTGCCTTCCGCGGCCGTGAGGCGATCGAACGGCAACTATCGGGCGGCGTGAAGAAGCGCCTCGCTTGTTTCGTTCCCGACGACGCCGATGCCGTGCTGCTCGGCCGCGAAACGATCTATCGCGACGGCAAGCGCGTCGGCTGGCTGTCGAGCGGCGGCTTCGGTTATACGCTCGGCAAGCCGATCGGCTACGGCTATGTCCGCAGCCCCGACGGCGTCACGGAGGATTTCATCCTCTCCGGCACTTATGAGCTCGATGTCGCGCGGGAGCGCATCCCCTGCAAGGTGTCGCTGGCGCCGCTCTACGATCCCGATATGGCGCGGGTGAAGGCGTGA
- a CDS encoding mannitol dehydrogenase family protein produces the protein MTERLQTLSGLAPTAKLSAYDRNQLKSGILHLGPGAFFRAHFAPFTDGALAAAGGDWGIEVASLRTPDVADNLSAQNGLYTTLIRDTSGTTAEVIGSILKAHVAPRDPAGLLARLEDPAIRIVSMTVTEKAYGFNPATGGLDLKHPDIVADLANRHAPRGVIGYLVEGLARRRQKGIAPFTPLSCDNLPSNGAVLKRLVLEFTSRIDADLHTWIEANVPFPSTMVDRITPASTDATYADAERLTGRTDLAAIETEPFTQWVIEDHFANGRPAWEKVRGALMVEDVSAYEKMKLRMLNGAHSLLAYLGYIGGYEFIRDVMDDEALAALAYRHMHAAARTLDPVPGIDLDDYANELIARFANKAIAHRTYQIAMDGTQKLPQRLLEPASEALAHGDRAETYAIAVAAWMRYALGEHGNGDRYELRDPRAQEIVALIADVPRTGPAISAALFTLPGLFPAALTGHRAWTQDVSDKLEILIQDDRLPLF, from the coding sequence GTGACCGAACGACTGCAGACCCTTTCCGGCCTCGCCCCGACGGCGAAGCTTTCCGCCTATGACCGCAACCAGCTGAAAAGCGGCATTCTGCATCTGGGGCCTGGCGCGTTTTTCCGCGCGCATTTTGCGCCGTTTACGGATGGTGCGCTTGCAGCCGCAGGCGGCGACTGGGGTATCGAGGTGGCAAGCCTGCGCACGCCTGATGTCGCCGACAATCTGAGCGCCCAGAACGGGCTCTATACGACGCTGATCCGCGATACATCGGGCACGACGGCTGAGGTGATCGGTTCGATCCTGAAGGCGCATGTGGCGCCGCGCGATCCAGCCGGCCTGCTGGCGCGGCTCGAAGATCCCGCGATCCGCATCGTCAGCATGACGGTGACGGAAAAGGCCTATGGTTTCAATCCGGCAACCGGCGGCCTCGACCTCAAACATCCCGATATCGTCGCCGACCTCGCCAACCGGCATGCGCCGCGCGGCGTCATCGGCTATCTGGTGGAAGGCCTTGCACGCCGCCGGCAGAAGGGAATAGCCCCCTTTACGCCGCTGAGCTGCGACAACCTGCCGAGCAACGGCGCCGTTCTGAAACGCCTCGTGCTCGAATTCACCTCCCGCATCGATGCCGATCTGCATACCTGGATCGAAGCGAATGTGCCCTTCCCGTCGACGATGGTCGACCGCATCACGCCGGCGAGCACCGACGCGACCTATGCCGATGCCGAGCGGCTGACGGGCCGCACCGATTTGGCGGCGATCGAGACGGAGCCCTTTACGCAATGGGTCATCGAAGACCATTTCGCCAATGGCCGGCCGGCCTGGGAAAAGGTGCGCGGCGCACTGATGGTCGAAGACGTCTCGGCCTATGAGAAGATGAAGCTCAGGATGCTGAACGGCGCCCACTCGCTGCTCGCCTACCTCGGTTATATCGGCGGCTATGAATTCATCCGCGACGTGATGGATGATGAAGCCCTGGCAGCCCTTGCCTACCGCCATATGCATGCGGCGGCGAGAACGCTCGATCCGGTTCCCGGCATCGATCTCGACGACTATGCCAATGAATTGATAGCCCGCTTTGCAAACAAGGCGATCGCCCATCGGACCTATCAGATCGCCATGGACGGCACGCAGAAACTGCCGCAGCGGCTGCTGGAACCGGCAAGCGAGGCGCTGGCGCATGGCGACAGGGCGGAAACCTATGCGATCGCCGTTGCGGCATGGATGCGCTATGCGCTCGGCGAACACGGCAACGGCGATCGCTACGAACTACGTGATCCCCGTGCTCAGGAAATTGTCGCTTTGATCGCCGATGTCCCGCGCACCGGCCCGGCGATTTCGGCGGCGCTATTCACCCTTCCCGGACTTTTCCCGGCGGCTTTGACCGGACACCGGGCGTGGACGCAGGATGTGTCGGATAAGCTGGAGATCCTGATCCAGGACGATCGGTTGCCGCTATTTTGA
- the uxaC gene encoding glucuronate isomerase yields the protein MDAGNGFLHPDRLFPADPATRTIARDLYETVRNLPIVSPHGHTEPAWFADDKPFEDAASLLVIPDHYLFRMLHSVGVTLDELGVPRLDGKPVAAGRAIWRTFAAHYHLFRGTPSSLWVDHAMSAVLGCTEPLTPDNADALYDHINAQLALPEFRPRALHQRFGIETIATTDGALDPLVHHQKLAADGWIGKVRTTYRPDSVTDPEAVGFRDNLVKFGEITGTEVTRWDGLIEAHRRRRAYFRQFGATATDHGVPTAFTADLPLAEKEALLDKALKGPLSAEDAELFRGQMMTEMAGLSAEDGMVMQIHAGSKRNTDRRLFATRGPNMGADIPTPTDWVGGLDALLSKYGHAPGLRVLLFTLDETTYAREMAPMVGHWPCLMIGPPWWFHDSPLGIRRYLDQVVETAGFANMAGFNDDTRALLSIPARHDVWRREVCGFLAGLAAEHRISKREAEIVAGELSYGNAKKAYKL from the coding sequence ATGGATGCAGGAAACGGCTTTCTTCATCCGGACCGGCTCTTTCCGGCCGATCCGGCAACACGGACCATTGCGCGAGATCTCTACGAGACGGTGCGCAATCTTCCAATCGTCAGCCCGCACGGGCACACCGAACCCGCCTGGTTCGCCGACGACAAGCCCTTCGAAGACGCCGCCTCGCTGCTGGTCATTCCCGATCATTATCTCTTCCGGATGCTGCACAGCGTCGGCGTCACCTTGGACGAACTCGGCGTGCCGCGGCTCGATGGCAAGCCGGTGGCTGCGGGACGGGCGATCTGGCGGACCTTTGCCGCGCATTATCACCTCTTCCGCGGAACGCCTTCGAGCCTCTGGGTCGATCACGCGATGTCGGCCGTGCTCGGCTGCACCGAGCCGCTGACACCTGACAATGCCGATGCGCTCTACGACCATATCAATGCCCAGCTCGCCCTTCCCGAATTCCGTCCGCGGGCGCTGCATCAGCGATTCGGGATCGAAACGATCGCGACCACGGACGGCGCGCTCGACCCGCTGGTGCATCACCAGAAGCTGGCGGCGGACGGTTGGATCGGCAAGGTGCGCACCACCTACCGGCCGGACAGCGTCACCGATCCAGAAGCCGTCGGCTTCCGCGACAATCTGGTCAAATTCGGCGAGATCACCGGCACTGAGGTGACGCGCTGGGACGGACTGATCGAGGCGCATCGGCGCCGGCGCGCCTATTTCCGCCAATTCGGCGCCACCGCGACCGATCACGGTGTGCCCACAGCCTTCACCGCCGATCTGCCGCTTGCGGAAAAAGAGGCGCTGCTCGACAAGGCGCTGAAGGGGCCGCTTTCGGCTGAAGACGCGGAGCTTTTCCGCGGCCAGATGATGACCGAGATGGCCGGGCTTTCGGCCGAAGACGGCATGGTGATGCAGATCCACGCCGGCTCGAAGCGCAATACCGACCGCAGGCTGTTTGCGACGCGCGGCCCGAATATGGGCGCCGATATCCCGACACCCACGGATTGGGTCGGCGGCCTGGATGCGCTGCTTTCGAAATACGGCCATGCGCCGGGCCTTCGGGTGCTGCTGTTCACGCTCGACGAGACGACCTATGCGCGCGAGATGGCGCCAATGGTCGGCCACTGGCCCTGCCTGATGATCGGCCCACCCTGGTGGTTCCACGACAGCCCGCTCGGCATTCGCCGCTATCTCGACCAGGTGGTGGAAACAGCAGGTTTCGCCAATATGGCCGGCTTCAACGACGATACGCGGGCGCTGCTTTCAATCCCGGCGCGGCATGACGTCTGGCGCCGCGAAGTCTGCGGCTTCCTCGCTGGGCTCGCCGCCGAGCATCGGATTTCCAAGAGGGAAGCCGAGATCGTTGCAGGCGAACTCTCCTATGGCAATGCAAAGAAGGCCTACAAGCTGTGA
- a CDS encoding SlyX family protein: MSDETNRITRLEEMLAHQAKTIEELSDQLTEQWKIVEQMRTKLDRLTERFLSLEEQSLDAPAITRPPHY; encoded by the coding sequence ATGTCCGACGAGACGAACCGCATCACCCGGCTGGAGGAAATGCTGGCCCATCAGGCAAAAACGATAGAGGAGCTTTCCGATCAGCTGACCGAGCAATGGAAGATCGTGGAGCAGATGCGCACCAAGCTCGACCGGCTGACGGAACGTTTCCTGTCGCTCGAGGAGCAGTCGCTGGACGCGCCGGCAATTACCCGCCCGCCGCATTATTGA